One genomic segment of Nonomuraea coxensis DSM 45129 includes these proteins:
- a CDS encoding DUF1838 family protein has product MPKRRLTAPVALAALFLALTAPASAAAEGRTTDPTLPGPVFKTVTDKNALLSLQTFGRPDGKDMVFRISGSVYANVEGNALEPGLRHGQKLFGIEGYNIRRLYRVPGTTKLYQLSREIVFYTDPADPTKILREWKNPVDLKTYPVVPINNDTVNFGPFDVTPSYAGPPTRRLHDETVWTSDIPVRTDLGTALGERFGLVGGVYAAQEMFDFFVDDREVAARAQPGKVPSGAMKTKIAWSRTSPWAPFMCLAESEVRGQLTYHARSWSLNAYADVEPWIRAEVEQNHPLYRSAPSAPGASENSWTSFHAKQLNKGATTWAAWCAANAG; this is encoded by the coding sequence ATGCCGAAACGCCGTCTGACCGCGCCGGTCGCCCTGGCCGCGCTGTTCCTCGCCCTCACCGCCCCCGCGTCGGCGGCCGCGGAGGGCAGGACGACCGACCCGACGCTGCCGGGCCCGGTCTTCAAGACGGTCACCGACAAGAACGCGCTGCTGTCCCTCCAGACGTTCGGCCGCCCCGACGGCAAGGACATGGTGTTCAGGATCTCCGGCAGCGTCTATGCCAACGTCGAGGGCAACGCCCTGGAGCCGGGGCTGCGGCACGGCCAGAAGCTGTTCGGCATCGAGGGCTACAACATCCGCCGCCTCTACCGGGTGCCCGGCACCACCAAGCTCTACCAGCTCTCCCGTGAGATCGTCTTCTACACCGACCCCGCCGATCCGACGAAGATCCTGCGGGAGTGGAAGAACCCGGTCGACCTCAAGACCTATCCGGTCGTCCCCATCAACAACGACACGGTGAACTTCGGCCCGTTCGACGTCACCCCGTCCTACGCCGGCCCGCCCACGCGCAGGCTGCACGACGAGACCGTCTGGACCAGCGACATCCCCGTGCGCACCGACCTCGGCACCGCGCTCGGCGAGCGGTTCGGGCTGGTGGGCGGCGTGTACGCGGCCCAGGAGATGTTCGACTTCTTCGTCGACGACCGCGAGGTGGCGGCCCGCGCCCAGCCGGGCAAGGTGCCCTCGGGCGCGATGAAGACGAAGATCGCCTGGAGCCGGACGAGCCCGTGGGCGCCGTTCATGTGCCTGGCCGAGAGCGAGGTGCGCGGCCAGCTCACCTACCACGCCAGGAGCTGGTCGCTGAACGCGTACGCCGACGTCGAGCCGTGGATCCGCGCCGAGGTCGAGCAGAACCACCCGCTCTACCGGAGCGCCCCGAGCGCGCCGGGCGCCAGCGAGAACTCCTGGACCTCCTTCCACGCCAAGCAGCTCAACAAGGGCGCCACCACGTGGGCCGCCTGGTGCGCCGCGAACGCCGGCTGA
- a CDS encoding acetate/propionate family kinase, whose product MAGHILVLNTGSSSIKYELVDVRTHDRPARGLIERIGERSGRLTHHAGDGPPYVRERPFPDHGDGLDAMMEAFAAAGPELDPVAVGHRVVHGGARFGGPVLVDDEVVAVIEELAPLAPLHNPVNLAGIRLARKAFPSVPQVAVFDTAFHRTLPPEAYTYAVPRDWREELGVRRFGFHGTSCAYVSRRAAAMLGRDLTELNLIVLHLGNGASATAISGGRSVDTSMGLTPLEGLVMGTRSGDVDPGLAGYLARVSGADPQQVEQDLSRRSGLLALAGTLDMREVRARDDDEARLALRIYTRRIRKYVGAYYALLGRVDAVVFTGGVGEHDAATRAEALAGLDRLGLAVDPALNAAGDGERAVSAPGAEVPVLVVPTDEEWEIAHQALTLISGGAEG is encoded by the coding sequence ATGGCCGGCCACATTCTCGTCCTGAACACGGGATCCTCATCGATCAAGTACGAACTGGTGGACGTCCGGACCCACGATCGCCCGGCCCGAGGGCTGATCGAGCGCATCGGCGAGCGGTCCGGACGGCTCACCCACCACGCCGGGGACGGGCCGCCGTACGTGCGGGAGCGGCCCTTCCCCGACCACGGCGACGGCCTGGACGCGATGATGGAGGCCTTCGCCGCGGCCGGCCCGGAGCTGGACCCGGTCGCGGTCGGGCACCGCGTCGTGCACGGCGGCGCGCGCTTCGGCGGGCCGGTGCTCGTGGACGACGAGGTGGTGGCCGTGATCGAGGAGCTGGCGCCGCTCGCGCCGCTGCACAACCCGGTCAACCTGGCCGGGATCCGGCTGGCGCGCAAGGCGTTCCCCTCGGTGCCGCAGGTGGCGGTGTTCGACACGGCCTTCCACCGGACGTTGCCGCCGGAGGCGTACACGTACGCGGTGCCGCGCGACTGGCGCGAGGAGCTGGGCGTGCGGCGCTTCGGCTTCCACGGCACCTCCTGCGCCTACGTCTCGCGCCGGGCCGCCGCCATGCTCGGCCGCGACCTCACCGAGCTCAACCTGATCGTGCTGCACCTCGGCAACGGGGCCAGCGCGACCGCGATCTCCGGGGGGCGCAGCGTCGACACCTCCATGGGCCTGACCCCGCTGGAGGGGCTGGTGATGGGCACCCGCTCCGGCGACGTGGACCCGGGGCTCGCCGGCTACCTCGCCCGTGTGTCCGGCGCCGACCCGCAGCAGGTGGAGCAGGACCTCAGCCGCCGGTCCGGCCTGCTCGCGCTGGCCGGCACCCTCGACATGCGGGAGGTGCGCGCCCGCGACGACGACGAGGCCCGCCTGGCGCTGCGGATCTACACCCGGCGCATCCGCAAGTACGTCGGCGCCTACTACGCGCTGCTCGGCCGGGTGGACGCCGTCGTCTTCACCGGCGGGGTGGGCGAGCACGACGCCGCCACCCGCGCGGAGGCGCTGGCCGGGCTCGACCGGCTCGGCCTCGCCGTGGACCCCGCGCTCAACGCGGCCGGGGACGGCGAGCGCGCCGTCTCCGCCCCTGGCGCGGAGGTGCCGGTGCTGGTGGTCCCGACGGACGAGGAGTGGGAGATCGCCCACCAGGCGCTCACCCTGATCTCCGGCGGCGCCGAGGGCTGA
- a CDS encoding phosphoketolase family protein, producing MGMRHIDAYWRAANYLSVGQIYLLDNPLLTEPLRPEHIKPRLLGHWGTTPGLNFCFAHLNRVIKERDQDMIYIAGPGHGGPAAVAHAWLEGTYTERYPDITQDAQGMRALFRQFSFPGGVPSHVAPETPGSIHEGGELGYALAHAYGAAFDNPDLVVACVIGDGEAETGPLAASWHSNKFLDRRRDGVVLPILHLNGYKIANPTVLARIPETELLKLMEGYGYRPHIVGPDHEQMAATLDVCWEQMAAYKAGDAPRLPMIILRTPKGWTGPKEVDGKPVEGTWRAHQVPLAKVRDNPAHLALLEEWMRSYRPEELFDADGRPVPEVVELVPAGPLRMSANPHANGGELLQPLRLPDFRRHAVEVKSPAAQQSEPTRVLGGLLRDVIAANPTTFRLMGPDETASNRLQAVFEVTDRAWDAELLPTDEDLGAGGRVMEVLSEHLCQGWLEGYLLTGRHGLFNCYEAFIHIVDAMFNQHAKWLETAHKIPWRRPVASLTYLLSSHVWRQDHNGFSHQDPGFLDVVVNKKASVVRVYLPPDANTLLSVADHCLRSRDYVNVIVAGKQPVLDLFTMDEAIVHNTRGLGILPWASTDEGTEPDVVLACAGDVPTLETLAAAALLREHLPQLKVRVINVVDLMRLQPRSEHPHGMPDTEFDTLFTVDKPIIFNFHGYPSLIHQLTYRRHGHANLHVRGYKEEGTTTTPFDMAMLNDIDRHHLVIDVIDRVPGLGSKAAHLRQRMSDARLYARAYTREHGEDPGEISSWTWPATFSS from the coding sequence ATGGGCATGAGGCATATCGACGCGTACTGGCGCGCGGCCAACTACCTGTCGGTCGGGCAGATCTACCTGCTGGACAACCCGCTGCTGACCGAGCCGCTGCGGCCGGAGCACATCAAGCCCCGCCTGCTCGGCCACTGGGGCACCACCCCCGGGCTGAACTTCTGCTTCGCCCACCTCAACCGGGTGATCAAGGAGCGGGACCAGGACATGATCTACATCGCGGGGCCGGGGCACGGCGGCCCCGCCGCGGTGGCCCACGCCTGGCTGGAGGGGACGTACACCGAGCGCTACCCCGACATCACCCAGGACGCGCAGGGGATGCGGGCGCTGTTCCGGCAGTTCTCCTTCCCCGGCGGCGTCCCCAGCCACGTGGCGCCCGAGACGCCGGGCTCGATCCACGAGGGCGGCGAGCTGGGTTACGCGCTGGCCCACGCCTACGGGGCCGCGTTCGACAACCCGGATCTGGTGGTGGCGTGCGTCATCGGCGACGGCGAGGCCGAGACCGGCCCCCTCGCCGCGAGCTGGCACTCCAACAAGTTCCTGGACCGCCGCCGCGACGGCGTCGTCCTGCCGATCCTGCACCTCAACGGCTACAAGATCGCCAACCCCACGGTGCTCGCCAGGATCCCCGAGACGGAGCTGCTGAAGCTCATGGAGGGCTACGGCTACCGCCCGCACATCGTCGGCCCCGACCACGAGCAGATGGCGGCCACGCTGGACGTCTGCTGGGAGCAGATGGCCGCCTACAAGGCCGGCGACGCCCCGCGGCTGCCGATGATCATCCTGCGCACGCCGAAGGGCTGGACCGGGCCGAAGGAGGTGGACGGCAAGCCCGTCGAGGGCACGTGGCGGGCCCACCAGGTGCCGCTCGCCAAGGTGCGCGACAACCCGGCGCACCTGGCGCTGCTGGAGGAGTGGATGCGCTCCTACCGGCCCGAGGAACTGTTCGACGCCGACGGCCGGCCGGTCCCGGAGGTCGTCGAGCTGGTCCCGGCCGGTCCGCTGCGGATGAGCGCCAACCCGCACGCCAACGGCGGGGAGCTGCTGCAGCCCCTGCGGCTGCCCGACTTCCGCCGGCACGCGGTCGAGGTCAAGTCGCCCGCCGCCCAGCAGAGCGAGCCCACCCGCGTGCTCGGCGGGCTGCTGCGCGACGTGATCGCCGCGAACCCGACCACGTTCCGGCTGATGGGCCCGGACGAGACCGCCTCCAACCGGCTGCAGGCCGTCTTCGAGGTCACCGACCGGGCCTGGGACGCCGAGCTGCTGCCCACCGACGAGGACCTGGGCGCCGGCGGCCGGGTCATGGAGGTGCTGTCGGAGCACCTGTGCCAGGGCTGGCTGGAGGGCTACCTGCTGACCGGCAGACACGGACTGTTCAACTGCTACGAGGCGTTCATCCACATCGTGGACGCGATGTTCAACCAGCACGCCAAGTGGCTGGAGACCGCGCACAAGATCCCGTGGCGGCGGCCGGTGGCGTCGCTGACGTATCTGCTGTCGTCGCACGTGTGGCGGCAGGACCACAACGGCTTCAGCCACCAGGACCCCGGCTTCCTCGACGTCGTCGTCAACAAGAAGGCGTCCGTGGTGCGGGTCTACCTGCCGCCGGACGCCAACACCCTGCTCTCCGTCGCCGACCACTGCCTGCGCTCGCGCGACTACGTCAACGTCATCGTGGCCGGCAAACAACCCGTGCTCGACCTGTTCACCATGGACGAGGCCATCGTCCACAACACCCGCGGCCTCGGCATCCTGCCCTGGGCCTCCACCGACGAGGGAACCGAGCCCGACGTGGTGCTCGCCTGCGCCGGCGACGTCCCCACCCTGGAGACCCTGGCCGCCGCCGCCCTGCTGCGCGAGCACCTGCCCCAGCTCAAGGTCCGCGTCATCAACGTCGTCGACCTCATGCGGCTCCAGCCCAGGTCCGAACACCCGCACGGCATGCCCGACACCGAGTTCGACACCCTGTTCACCGTGGACAAACCGATCATCTTCAACTTCCACGGCTACCCCTCGCTGATCCACCAGCTCACCTACCGCCGCCACGGCCACGCCAACCTCCACGTCCGCGGCTACAAGGAGGAAGGCACCACCACCACGCCCTTCGACATGGCCATGCTCAACGACATCGACCGCCACCACCTGGTCATCGACGTCATCGACCGCGTCCCAGGACTCGGCTCCAAGGCCGCCCACCTGCGCCAGCGCATGAGCGACGCCCGGCTGTACGCCCGTGCCTACACCCGCGAGCACGGCGAGGACCCCGGCGAAATAAGCTCCTGGACATGGCCGGCCACATTCTCGTCCTGA
- the pgi gene encoding glucose-6-phosphate isomerase encodes MWHALCGARRRHVDGDITQSQEWAALGKHQEELAGRHLRELFAQDPGRAGRMTVTAGDLYLDYSKHRATEETVELLVALAERAGLRDRVEAMFGGEHINVSEDRAVLHVALRMPREAELVVDGQDVPADVHAVLDRMSAFADRVRGKEWRGATGKPIETVVNIGIGGSDLGPAMAYEALRDYADAGVTARFVSNIDPADILGNLRDLDPETTLFVVSSKTFTTLETLTNARVARSWLTGALGDDAVARHFVAVSTNAAKVAEFGIDTANMFGFWDWVGGRYSYDGAIGLSLMIAIGPGRFREMLAGFRAMDEHFRTTPFERNMPVIMGMLGIWYTDFFDAETRAVLPYSQRLHRFPAYLQQLTMESNGKSVKADGTPVTAQTGEIFWGEPGTNGQHAFYQLLHQGTRLVPADFIGFAEPHEDREGMHDQLTANLLAQTSALAFGRTAEEIAAEGTPAGIVAHKVMPGNRPTSTILAPKLTPSTLGQLVALYEHIVFVEGTVWGIDSFDQWGVELGKKMASDLAPALTSDEPPTTFPDPSTERLVRRYRELRGRRA; translated from the coding sequence ATGTGGCACGCGCTTTGCGGTGCGAGGAGGAGACACGTGGACGGCGACATCACCCAGAGCCAGGAGTGGGCGGCGCTGGGCAAGCACCAGGAGGAGCTGGCCGGCAGGCATCTGCGTGAGCTGTTCGCGCAGGATCCCGGCCGGGCCGGGCGTATGACGGTGACCGCCGGCGACCTCTACCTCGACTACTCCAAGCACCGCGCCACCGAGGAGACCGTCGAGCTGCTGGTGGCCCTGGCCGAGCGGGCGGGCCTGCGCGACCGCGTCGAGGCCATGTTCGGCGGCGAGCACATCAACGTCAGCGAGGACCGCGCCGTGCTGCACGTCGCGCTGCGGATGCCGCGCGAGGCCGAGCTGGTGGTCGACGGCCAGGACGTGCCCGCCGACGTGCACGCCGTGCTCGACAGGATGAGCGCCTTCGCCGACCGGGTGCGGGGCAAGGAGTGGCGGGGCGCCACCGGCAAGCCCATCGAGACCGTCGTCAACATCGGCATCGGCGGCTCCGACCTCGGCCCCGCGATGGCCTACGAGGCGCTGCGCGACTACGCCGACGCCGGCGTCACCGCCCGCTTCGTCTCCAACATCGACCCCGCCGACATCCTCGGCAACCTGCGCGACCTCGACCCCGAGACCACGCTGTTCGTGGTCAGCTCCAAGACCTTCACCACCCTGGAGACCCTCACCAACGCCCGCGTCGCCCGGAGCTGGCTGACCGGCGCGCTCGGCGACGACGCGGTCGCCAGGCACTTCGTCGCCGTCTCCACCAACGCCGCCAAGGTCGCCGAGTTCGGCATCGACACCGCCAACATGTTCGGCTTCTGGGACTGGGTGGGCGGCCGCTACTCCTACGACGGGGCCATCGGGCTGTCGCTCATGATCGCGATCGGGCCCGGGCGCTTCCGCGAGATGCTCGCCGGGTTCCGCGCCATGGACGAGCACTTCCGCACCACGCCGTTCGAGCGGAACATGCCGGTGATCATGGGCATGCTCGGCATCTGGTACACCGACTTCTTCGACGCCGAGACCCGCGCCGTCCTGCCCTACAGCCAGCGCCTGCACCGCTTCCCCGCCTACCTCCAGCAGCTCACCATGGAGTCCAACGGCAAGTCGGTGAAGGCCGACGGCACCCCGGTCACCGCGCAGACCGGCGAGATCTTCTGGGGCGAGCCGGGCACCAACGGCCAGCACGCCTTCTACCAGCTCCTCCACCAGGGCACCCGGCTCGTGCCCGCCGACTTCATCGGCTTCGCCGAGCCGCACGAGGACCGCGAGGGCATGCACGACCAGCTCACCGCCAACCTGCTGGCGCAGACCTCGGCGCTGGCGTTCGGCAGGACGGCCGAGGAGATCGCGGCCGAGGGCACTCCGGCCGGCATCGTCGCCCACAAGGTCATGCCCGGCAACCGGCCCACCTCCACGATCCTCGCGCCGAAGCTCACCCCGTCCACGCTGGGGCAGCTCGTCGCCCTCTACGAGCACATCGTGTTCGTCGAGGGCACCGTCTGGGGCATCGACTCCTTCGACCAGTGGGGTGTCGAGCTGGGCAAGAAAATGGCCTCCGACCTCGCCCCCGCCCTCACTTCCGACGAGCCGCCCACCACCTTCCCCGACCCCTCGACCGAGCGGCTGGTCCGCCGCTACCGCGAGCTGCGCGGCCGGCGCGCGTAG
- a CDS encoding spore germination protein GerW family protein — protein sequence MDIKELVERTKDTATVGRVFGEPIQHGDIVVIPVARVVQGGGAGQGQGRNDKEEGGGSGLGFGHGAAPAGVYVIKDGEVKWHPAVDVNRIVLGGQFVAVVLLLTVRAILKPLRRRRRR from the coding sequence ATGGACATCAAGGAGTTGGTCGAACGCACCAAGGACACCGCCACCGTCGGGCGCGTCTTCGGTGAGCCGATCCAGCACGGCGACATCGTCGTCATCCCCGTGGCCAGGGTCGTCCAGGGCGGCGGGGCCGGCCAGGGGCAGGGCAGGAACGACAAGGAGGAGGGCGGCGGGAGCGGCCTCGGCTTCGGCCACGGGGCCGCGCCCGCCGGGGTCTACGTCATCAAGGACGGCGAGGTGAAGTGGCATCCCGCCGTGGACGTCAACCGGATCGTCCTCGGCGGCCAGTTCGTGGCCGTCGTGCTGCTGCTGACGGTGCGCGCGATCCTCAAACCCCTCCGCCGCCGCCGGCGGCGCTGA
- a CDS encoding VIT1/CCC1 transporter family protein, whose protein sequence is MTIELAEPRSPEQHHTHRDVTGGWLRPAVFGAMDGLVSNFALIAGVVGAAGTGGKAAVLAGFAGLAAGAFSMAAGEYTSVKSQTELMRAEIAVERRELARNPEGERAELAALYESRGLDPDLARQVADRLSADPEQALRVHVREELGVDPDDLPSPYLAAASSFLAFALGALVPLAPFLFGASGLAVAVVLSVLGLFGFGSAVAAMTARPWWQGGLRQLALGVGAATVTFGLGHLLGVTLA, encoded by the coding sequence ATGACCATCGAGCTCGCCGAGCCACGCTCCCCCGAGCAGCACCACACGCACCGCGACGTGACCGGTGGCTGGCTGCGTCCGGCGGTGTTCGGAGCGATGGACGGGCTCGTGTCCAACTTCGCGCTGATCGCCGGCGTCGTGGGCGCGGCGGGCACCGGCGGGAAGGCCGCGGTGCTGGCCGGGTTCGCCGGGCTGGCCGCCGGGGCGTTCTCCATGGCGGCCGGGGAGTACACCTCCGTGAAGTCGCAGACCGAGCTCATGCGGGCGGAGATCGCCGTCGAGCGGCGCGAGCTGGCCCGCAACCCCGAGGGCGAGCGCGCCGAGCTGGCCGCGCTGTACGAGTCGCGCGGCCTGGACCCTGACCTCGCCCGCCAGGTGGCCGACAGGCTGTCGGCCGACCCCGAGCAGGCCCTGCGCGTGCACGTGCGCGAGGAGCTGGGCGTGGACCCCGACGACCTGCCCTCGCCGTACCTGGCGGCGGCCTCGTCGTTCCTCGCCTTCGCCCTGGGGGCGCTGGTGCCGCTGGCGCCGTTCCTGTTCGGGGCCTCGGGGCTGGCGGTGGCCGTGGTGCTGAGCGTGCTCGGGTTGTTCGGGTTCGGCTCGGCGGTGGCCGCCATGACGGCGCGGCCCTGGTGGCAGGGCGGCCTGCGGCAGCTCGCGCTCGGCGTGGGCGCGGCCACCGTGACCTTCGGCCTCGGCCACCTGCTGGGCGTCACCCTGGCCTGA
- the pulA gene encoding pullulanase-type alpha-1,6-glucosidase, whose product MKDLLVVHYRRAEPDGWGLHVWGDVAEPVAWDAPVPLDGEDAYGRFAWIPLRAGARRVGVLPHRGDTADGGGHLVDPAWAPEIWLDEGRDEVFRSRAAADGHAVIHYRRPDGSYAGWGLHLWGEAVAEAALTDWAEPRPPDGVDSFGAWWRVPLRDPAAALHFVVHAGPVKDPGPDQRIVPAEQPEAYVNAGSLLLHPTRAAADGTVVLHYRGPDDDHADLTLRPADGTPVPTSGRDSFGAVFHIPLPPPTRTLRYTLHPSPGEAAPGGGDGPDGGRRPADQGEWRTVETGLVGYEVWRVAGAVGHVLPRPPEPDADLRHCRAHWIDRHTVLWQTPGSLRHALVFSPGATLGFDGPGDHAGEAGVLRLSPGELTGEQRRAWPHLAGYTALKVDPRDTALIPEALRGQVAAVSRDEEGRLVAATGVQLPGVLDDVYAAAATAPLGPSGRLRPRLALWAPTARRVELALYGRGGRTVHRMRRDDATGVWSAHGRPSWMGRDYTFLVTAYSPAAGRMVTSEVTDPYSLATAPDGVRSRLVRLDAAACKPPGWDGLAKPAPVPPHRAVIYELHVRDFSASDATVPEELRGTYAAFTRDSDGTRELRALAADGVTHVHLLPVFDLATVPERREDRVEPSGDLAAMPPDSERQQECVARTAATDSFNWGYDPLHYTVPEGSYATDPDDRIRQFRAMVAALNRAGLRVVMDVVYNHTHTESVLGPIVPGYYHRLLADGTVATSTCCANTAPEHRMMGRLVVDSVVTWARQYKIDGFRFDLMGHHPKDNILAVRRALDALTPEADGVDGRSIILYGEGWNFGEVADGARFPQATKEGMAGTGVATFADAPRDAVRGGGPFDADPRAQGFGSGLAGAPNGSAAGGGPEQQRERLAHYTDLIRIGLTGSLRDYVLPSGRTGGEVRHNGAPAGYARDPGESVVYVDAHDNETLFDALAYKLAPGTSMADRVRMQVLSLAVPLLSQGAAFVHAGSERLRSKSFDRNSYDSGDWFNRLLWDCSLGNGFGGGLPPRADNEVRWPYARPLLADPALRPGCEAIGAARGRVGELLRVRASTPAFALGSGEEVRRRLSFPAAPDGVIVMHVDTAGIDPRWSAVTAVLNATPYELALPVTAPAGQEPALHPVLAASADPVVRGSVFDRAGGTLIVPGRTVAVFVTP is encoded by the coding sequence AGGTGTTCCGCTCGCGGGCCGCCGCCGACGGGCACGCCGTGATCCACTACCGGCGGCCGGACGGCTCGTACGCCGGGTGGGGCCTGCACCTGTGGGGCGAGGCGGTCGCCGAAGCCGCGCTCACCGACTGGGCGGAGCCCCGGCCACCGGACGGCGTGGACTCCTTCGGGGCGTGGTGGCGGGTGCCACTGCGGGACCCGGCCGCCGCCCTGCACTTCGTCGTGCACGCCGGCCCCGTCAAGGATCCCGGGCCCGACCAGCGGATCGTCCCCGCGGAGCAGCCGGAGGCGTACGTGAACGCGGGCTCGCTCCTCCTCCACCCGACCCGGGCCGCCGCGGACGGCACGGTCGTGCTCCACTACCGCGGCCCCGACGACGACCACGCGGACCTGACCTTGCGCCCCGCGGACGGCACCCCCGTACCCACCTCCGGCCGCGACTCCTTCGGCGCCGTCTTCCACATCCCCCTCCCACCCCCCACCCGGACCCTCCGCTACACCCTCCACCCCTCTCCCGGTGAGGCCGCCCCAGGCGGCGGGGACGGGCCGGACGGTGGCCGGCGCCCTGCTGACCAGGGTGAGTGGCGGACCGTGGAGACGGGGCTGGTCGGGTATGAGGTGTGGCGGGTGGCGGGGGCCGTGGGGCATGTTCTGCCGCGGCCTCCCGAGCCGGACGCCGACCTGCGGCACTGCCGCGCGCACTGGATCGACCGTCACACCGTCCTCTGGCAGACGCCCGGCTCGCTCCGCCACGCCCTGGTGTTCAGTCCCGGCGCCACCCTCGGCTTCGACGGCCCCGGCGACCACGCCGGCGAGGCGGGGGTCCTGCGGCTCTCGCCGGGCGAGCTGACCGGTGAGCAGCGCCGCGCCTGGCCGCACCTGGCCGGGTACACCGCGCTCAAGGTGGACCCGCGCGACACGGCCCTGATCCCGGAGGCCCTGCGCGGCCAGGTCGCGGCGGTGTCCAGGGACGAGGAGGGCAGGCTGGTCGCGGCGACGGGCGTGCAGCTCCCCGGCGTCCTCGACGACGTGTACGCCGCGGCCGCCACCGCACCGCTCGGCCCTTCCGGCCGCCTGCGCCCGCGCCTGGCGCTGTGGGCCCCCACCGCCAGGAGGGTCGAGCTGGCCCTGTACGGCAGGGGCGGGCGCACCGTCCACCGCATGCGCCGCGACGACGCGACCGGCGTGTGGTCCGCGCACGGCCGGCCGTCGTGGATGGGCCGCGACTACACGTTCCTCGTCACCGCCTACTCCCCCGCCGCCGGCCGGATGGTGACCAGCGAGGTCACCGACCCGTACAGTCTGGCCACGGCGCCGGACGGCGTGCGGAGCCGCCTCGTCCGGCTCGACGCCGCCGCCTGCAAGCCGCCCGGCTGGGACGGCCTGGCCAAGCCCGCCCCCGTGCCGCCGCACCGGGCCGTGATCTACGAGCTGCACGTGCGCGACTTCTCCGCCTCCGACGCCACCGTCCCCGAGGAACTGCGCGGCACGTACGCGGCTTTCACCCGCGACTCGGACGGGACGCGGGAGCTGCGGGCCCTCGCCGCCGACGGCGTCACCCACGTGCACCTGCTGCCGGTCTTCGACCTGGCCACGGTGCCCGAACGCCGCGAGGACCGCGTCGAGCCGTCCGGCGACCTGGCGGCCATGCCGCCCGACTCGGAGCGGCAGCAGGAGTGCGTGGCCCGCACCGCGGCCACCGACTCCTTCAACTGGGGCTACGACCCGCTGCACTACACGGTGCCCGAGGGCTCGTACGCGACCGACCCCGACGACCGGATCCGGCAGTTCCGCGCCATGGTCGCCGCACTCAACCGGGCCGGGCTGCGCGTGGTCATGGACGTGGTCTACAACCACACGCACACGGAGTCGGTGCTCGGCCCGATCGTCCCCGGCTACTACCACCGCCTGCTCGCCGACGGCACGGTGGCCACCTCCACCTGCTGCGCCAACACCGCCCCCGAGCACCGGATGATGGGCCGGCTCGTGGTGGACTCCGTCGTCACCTGGGCGAGGCAGTACAAGATCGACGGGTTCCGCTTCGACCTCATGGGCCACCACCCGAAGGACAACATCCTGGCCGTGCGCCGCGCGCTCGACGCGCTGACGCCCGAGGCCGACGGCGTGGACGGCCGTTCGATCATCCTGTACGGCGAGGGCTGGAACTTCGGCGAGGTCGCCGACGGCGCCCGCTTCCCGCAGGCCACGAAGGAGGGCATGGCCGGCACCGGCGTCGCCACGTTCGCCGACGCCCCGCGGGACGCGGTGCGGGGCGGCGGGCCGTTCGACGCCGACCCGCGCGCTCAGGGCTTCGGCTCCGGGCTGGCCGGCGCGCCCAACGGCAGCGCCGCGGGCGGCGGCCCCGAGCAGCAGCGGGAGCGGCTCGCCCACTACACCGACCTCATCAGGATCGGCCTGACGGGCAGCCTGCGCGACTACGTGCTGCCCTCCGGCCGGACCGGCGGGGAGGTCCGCCACAACGGCGCCCCCGCCGGGTACGCCCGCGACCCCGGCGAGAGCGTCGTGTACGTGGACGCGCATGACAACGAGACGTTGTTCGACGCGCTCGCGTACAAGCTGGCGCCGGGGACGTCCATGGCGGACCGGGTGCGCATGCAGGTGCTGTCGCTGGCCGTGCCGCTGCTGTCGCAGGGGGCGGCGTTCGTGCACGCGGGCAGCGAACGGCTGCGTTCGAAGTCGTTCGACCGCAACTCCTACGACTCGGGCGACTGGTTCAACCGGCTGCTGTGGGACTGCTCGCTGGGCAACGGGTTCGGCGGCGGCCTGCCGCCGCGGGCCGACAACGAGGTCCGCTGGCCGTACGCCCGGCCGCTGCTGGCCGATCCGGCGCTGCGGCCGGGCTGCGAGGCGATCGGCGCGGCCCGCGGCCGGGTCGGGGAGCTGCTGCGGGTCCGCGCCTCGACGCCGGCGTTCGCGCTCGGGTCGGGAGAGGAGGTGCGGCGGCGGCTGTCGTTCCCCGCCGCGCCGGACGGCGTCATCGTCATGCACGTGGACACCGCCGGGATCGATCCGCGCTGGAGCGCGGTGACGGCGGTGCTCAACGCGACCCCGTACGAGCTCGCGCTGCCGGTGACGGCGCCGGCCGGGCAGGAGCCGGCGCTGCATCCGGTGCTGGCGGCCTCGGCGGACCCGGTGGTCCGCGGGTCGGTGTTCGACCGGGCGGGCGGGACGCTCATCGTGCCGGGACGCACGGTGGCCGTCTTCGTCACGCCGTGA